One Saccharopolyspora erythraea NRRL 2338 genomic region harbors:
- a CDS encoding cation diffusion facilitator family transporter produces the protein MSAGGGTKAIIAALVANAGIALAKFGGFLVTGSSSMLAESVHSVADTSNQGLLLLGKKTSQRKPTEEHPFGYGRDRYFYSFVVALMLFSLGSVFALYEGYHKIEHPEPLSTPWVAVVILVIAIALETFSFYTAIKESRAIKGDLSWWQFIRQAKTPELPVVLLEDAGALFGLILALGGVGLSVLTGNPVWDGIGTACIGVLLGVIAIVLIIETKSLLIGEGADRAVLGDIVSELTRERVEKVIHIRTQYIGPDELLIAAKIGLAPSLTVAEVAAEIDAAEARVRAKVPAARLMYLEPDLERATEDTPAEGAAAHHE, from the coding sequence GTGTCAGCAGGCGGCGGTACCAAGGCAATCATCGCGGCGCTGGTCGCGAACGCGGGCATCGCGCTGGCGAAGTTCGGCGGGTTCCTGGTCACCGGGTCCTCATCGATGCTCGCGGAGTCGGTGCACTCGGTGGCCGACACCTCCAACCAGGGCCTGCTGCTGCTCGGCAAGAAGACCTCGCAGCGCAAGCCCACCGAGGAACACCCGTTCGGCTACGGGCGCGACCGCTACTTCTACTCGTTCGTCGTCGCGCTGATGCTGTTCAGCCTGGGCTCGGTGTTCGCCCTCTACGAGGGTTACCACAAGATCGAGCACCCCGAGCCGCTGAGCACGCCGTGGGTCGCGGTCGTGATCCTGGTGATCGCCATCGCGCTGGAGACCTTCAGCTTCTACACCGCGATCAAGGAGTCCAGGGCGATCAAGGGCGATCTGAGCTGGTGGCAGTTCATCCGCCAGGCCAAGACCCCGGAGCTGCCGGTGGTGCTGCTGGAGGACGCGGGTGCGCTCTTCGGCCTGATCCTCGCGCTGGGCGGCGTGGGCCTGTCGGTGCTCACCGGCAACCCGGTCTGGGACGGCATCGGCACCGCCTGCATCGGCGTCCTGCTGGGCGTCATCGCGATCGTCCTGATCATCGAGACCAAGAGCCTGCTCATCGGTGAGGGTGCCGACAGGGCGGTCCTCGGCGACATCGTGTCCGAACTGACGCGCGAGCGCGTCGAGAAGGTCATCCACATCCGGACCCAGTACATCGGCCCCGACGAGCTGCTGATCGCCGCGAAGATCGGCCTCGCCCCCTCGCTGACGGTCGCCGAGGTGGCCGCCGAGATCGACGCCGCCGAGGCCCGGGTCCGCGCGAAGGTCCCGGCGGCGCGGCTCATGTACCTCGAACCCGATCTTGAGCGTGCCACTGAGGACACCCCCGCCGAAGGCGCCGCCGCGCACCACGAGTAG
- the manA gene encoding mannose-6-phosphate isomerase, class I: MELLRNAVRPYAWGSRTAIADLLGRPVPTPHPEAELWMGAHPGDPSMLVRHDGTEESLLALLDADPAHHLGAGCNDRWGGRLPFLFKVLAADEPLSLQAHPSVEQAAEGFAREEAAGIPRNAANRNYPDPTAKPELICALTEFHALAGFREACRTVRLLDALDVPSLRAHRGLLAAQPDADGLRALFTTWITLPEHYLRDVTPELLDACVEHVRERGEFALECRTVLELGEAYPNDAGVLASLLLNRLVLQPGEAIFLPAGNLHAYLHGTGVEILANSDNILRCGLTPKHVDVPELLRVLDFACGDMRILKGESLDANLTVYKTPAEEFELSRVDWTLADSGGVLLDSAGPQIVLCTKGRVHLSTVDGSRSVELERGESVWLAASDEAAVARPATLDADGAAQVFRAAAGVV, translated from the coding sequence GTGGAGTTACTGCGGAACGCGGTGCGCCCCTACGCCTGGGGTTCGCGCACCGCGATCGCGGACCTGCTCGGCCGTCCGGTCCCGACGCCGCACCCCGAGGCAGAGCTGTGGATGGGCGCGCACCCGGGTGACCCCTCGATGCTGGTCCGCCACGACGGCACGGAGGAGTCGCTGCTGGCGCTGCTGGACGCCGATCCGGCGCACCACCTCGGCGCGGGCTGCAACGACCGCTGGGGCGGCAGGCTGCCGTTCCTGTTCAAGGTGCTGGCGGCCGACGAGCCGCTGAGCCTGCAGGCGCACCCGTCTGTGGAACAGGCGGCCGAGGGCTTCGCGCGGGAGGAGGCGGCGGGCATCCCGCGCAACGCCGCCAACCGCAACTACCCGGACCCCACCGCCAAACCCGAGCTGATCTGCGCGCTGACCGAGTTCCACGCGCTGGCGGGGTTCCGCGAGGCCTGCCGCACCGTGCGGCTGCTCGACGCGCTCGACGTGCCGAGCCTGCGCGCGCACCGCGGTCTGCTGGCGGCCCAGCCCGACGCCGACGGCCTGCGGGCGCTGTTCACCACGTGGATCACCCTGCCCGAGCACTACCTGCGCGACGTGACGCCCGAACTGCTCGACGCTTGCGTCGAGCACGTGCGCGAGCGCGGCGAGTTCGCGCTGGAGTGCCGCACGGTGCTGGAGCTGGGCGAGGCGTACCCGAACGACGCCGGTGTACTGGCCAGCCTGCTGCTCAACCGGCTGGTGCTGCAACCGGGCGAGGCGATCTTCCTGCCCGCCGGCAACCTGCACGCCTACCTGCACGGCACCGGTGTGGAGATCCTGGCCAACTCCGACAACATCCTGCGCTGCGGGCTCACCCCCAAGCACGTGGACGTGCCGGAGCTCCTGCGCGTGCTGGACTTCGCCTGCGGTGACATGCGGATCCTCAAGGGCGAGTCGCTGGACGCGAACCTGACCGTCTACAAGACCCCGGCCGAGGAGTTCGAGCTGTCCCGGGTGGACTGGACGCTCGCCGACTCCGGTGGGGTCCTGCTCGACTCGGCGGGGCCGCAGATAGTGCTGTGCACCAAGGGGCGCGTCCACCTGTCCACGGTGGACGGAAGTCGTTCGGTCGAGCTGGAGCGCGGTGAGTCGGTGTGGCTGGCGGCCTCCGACGAGGCGGCCGTCGCCCGTCCCGCGACGCTCGACGCCGACGGCGCGGCCCAGGTCTTCCGCGCCGCTGCCGGTGTTGTCTGA
- a CDS encoding membrane protein → MRVPGPDTRVVELRVHGILGTTGDALTDSVASVDVAGDGVGRIVRPADRLRRPVPGPMLSAGERTVPRVVEGYVWGGMTSGGWGKATWALLFPFALANVAHWMLPSPRRGNVLSRGLSGVLRALLRLSALLLTMLMVAQLAVVGLDLLAAQCLRPDSGCLGFVPDTVRELDVLRAAVGLLPVALVVLLMQRLSSVSWQVSAGRSEGPHHSATAPILPGSNVVSDPDTAALRALHVTGALSIVAFLALGGPSGWALDPRWLLSAALIVFSVGGVLVMDDPTGSNSHRRGQALRARLHRGPRRTLMSVSGLVLLSAVVFPGSLSGALPGSGGTIDAITALMVTACVAFAVLLVPAALLARSGWKQVPAQLRPWAGGWMAAPMLMIACLLGSGFGAGLALSIRQALGDSSLLLPAAYDDLAIFWGTAAALLIAAGVVLVPYVLVRNWRAAQTEGPVPDEVALLHAGRQQDQKSAATAWRLADLQRRNVHRTLLVIAGVLTACTALTMLLRYFGLPRTAWSNWLIALGVATLAALAIGLLRMVFLAATERKTARYLGILCDLTLFWPREAHPVVPPCYALKVIPELAARATEHLADPNTRVVLVGHSQGSLLAAVATARLMESLPEEDRERVGLVTAGSQLQWAYPRAFPGVVPHDSLRDLAGSLGGRWRSLCRGTDSIGGAVSTWNRQVFDGMLIGVGFRTDGTAGPLPAATRGPTGALVLGGDHWLPDPQRGPFSFRRWVPGVLGHTDYSGDPEWDRAVAMAAGLEAPTRAAALPLITPTTTSTPGGSKASGSEVAETQVFHTQGGDGGSLTGPLVITGRGERAASTAAAGTDVEAEADAESRAGNGAGVDERTRVWNDAEAADDSKSRAKTGTATGAGSGTGTGAEGASSGGTETSQSESTANGKPSDAAEHADDTSRTEQSVLPEITEPRGRTAPWERGLALRSSSAER, encoded by the coding sequence GTGCGGGTTCCCGGTCCCGACACCCGCGTCGTCGAGCTGCGGGTCCACGGGATCCTCGGCACGACCGGCGACGCGCTGACCGACTCGGTGGCGTCGGTGGACGTCGCGGGCGACGGCGTCGGGCGCATAGTCCGGCCGGCCGACCGGCTCCGCCGCCCGGTTCCCGGGCCGATGCTCTCGGCGGGGGAACGCACGGTGCCCCGGGTCGTCGAGGGCTACGTGTGGGGCGGCATGACCTCCGGCGGCTGGGGCAAGGCGACGTGGGCGCTGCTGTTCCCGTTCGCCCTGGCCAACGTGGCGCACTGGATGCTGCCCTCGCCGCGCCGCGGCAACGTGCTGAGCCGCGGGCTCTCCGGCGTGCTGCGCGCCCTGCTGCGGCTTTCGGCGCTGCTGCTGACGATGCTCATGGTGGCGCAGCTGGCTGTGGTGGGCCTGGACCTGCTCGCGGCCCAGTGCCTGCGACCGGACTCCGGCTGCCTGGGCTTCGTGCCCGACACCGTCCGGGAGCTCGACGTGCTGCGCGCGGCGGTGGGTCTGCTGCCCGTCGCGCTCGTGGTGCTGCTGATGCAACGGCTCTCGTCGGTGTCCTGGCAGGTCTCGGCAGGCAGGTCGGAAGGCCCGCACCACTCCGCGACCGCCCCGATCCTGCCCGGCTCGAACGTGGTCTCCGACCCCGACACCGCCGCGTTGCGTGCGCTGCACGTCACCGGCGCACTGTCCATTGTGGCCTTCTTGGCACTCGGCGGCCCGTCCGGCTGGGCGCTGGACCCGCGCTGGCTGCTCTCCGCCGCGCTGATCGTGTTCTCCGTGGGCGGCGTGCTGGTCATGGACGACCCCACCGGCTCCAACTCGCACCGGCGCGGCCAGGCGTTGCGCGCCCGCCTGCACCGCGGTCCGCGACGCACGCTGATGTCGGTCTCCGGGCTCGTGCTGCTCAGCGCCGTGGTCTTCCCCGGCTCGCTGAGCGGCGCGCTGCCCGGCTCGGGCGGCACCATCGACGCGATCACCGCGCTGATGGTGACGGCCTGCGTCGCGTTCGCGGTGCTGCTCGTGCCGGCCGCGTTGCTGGCCCGATCCGGGTGGAAGCAGGTCCCGGCGCAGCTGCGCCCCTGGGCGGGCGGCTGGATGGCCGCGCCGATGCTGATGATCGCCTGCTTGCTGGGCAGCGGCTTCGGCGCCGGACTCGCGCTCAGCATCAGGCAGGCGCTCGGTGACTCCAGCCTGCTGCTGCCCGCGGCCTACGACGACCTGGCGATCTTCTGGGGCACCGCGGCCGCGCTGCTGATCGCGGCCGGCGTCGTGCTCGTGCCGTACGTGCTGGTCCGGAACTGGCGGGCAGCCCAGACGGAGGGGCCGGTGCCCGACGAGGTCGCGCTGCTGCACGCCGGACGCCAGCAGGACCAGAAGTCCGCGGCGACCGCGTGGCGGCTGGCAGACCTGCAACGTCGCAACGTCCACCGGACCCTCCTCGTCATCGCCGGTGTGCTCACCGCCTGCACCGCGCTCACGATGCTGTTGCGGTACTTCGGGCTTCCGCGGACCGCCTGGTCGAACTGGCTGATCGCGCTCGGTGTGGCGACGCTGGCCGCGCTCGCGATCGGGCTGCTGCGCATGGTCTTCCTGGCCGCCACCGAGCGGAAGACCGCCCGCTACCTCGGGATCCTGTGCGACCTCACGCTCTTCTGGCCGCGCGAGGCGCACCCGGTCGTTCCGCCGTGCTACGCGCTGAAGGTCATCCCCGAGCTCGCCGCGCGCGCCACCGAGCACCTCGCCGATCCGAACACCAGGGTGGTGCTGGTCGGGCACAGCCAGGGCAGCCTGCTCGCGGCGGTCGCCACGGCGCGGCTCATGGAGTCGCTGCCCGAGGAGGATCGCGAGCGCGTCGGCCTGGTGACCGCCGGTTCGCAGCTGCAGTGGGCCTACCCCCGGGCGTTCCCCGGTGTGGTGCCGCACGACTCGCTGCGGGACCTCGCCGGTTCGCTCGGCGGGCGGTGGCGTTCGCTGTGCAGGGGCACCGACTCGATCGGCGGTGCCGTGAGCACCTGGAACCGCCAGGTGTTCGACGGCATGCTGATCGGTGTCGGCTTCCGGACCGACGGCACCGCCGGGCCGCTGCCCGCGGCCACGCGGGGCCCGACCGGTGCACTCGTCCTCGGCGGCGACCACTGGCTGCCGGACCCGCAGCGCGGTCCGTTCTCCTTCCGCCGGTGGGTGCCCGGCGTGCTCGGGCACACCGACTACAGCGGCGACCCGGAGTGGGACCGCGCCGTGGCCATGGCCGCCGGCCTGGAGGCCCCGACACGCGCCGCGGCACTGCCGCTGATCACACCGACGACCACGTCGACGCCGGGCGGTTCGAAGGCGTCCGGGTCGGAGGTCGCCGAGACGCAGGTGTTCCACACCCAGGGAGGCGACGGCGGGTCGCTCACCGGACCGCTCGTGATCACGGGGCGCGGCGAGCGCGCGGCCTCCACCGCCGCGGCAGGTACGGACGTCGAGGCGGAGGCCGACGCGGAGTCGCGGGCGGGCAATGGAGCCGGAGTCGACGAGCGAACCAGGGTCTGGAACGACGCTGAGGCTGCCGACGACTCGAAGTCGAGGGCCAAGACCGGGACAGCGACCGGAGCCGGCTCGGGTACCGGGACGGGAGCCGAAGGTGCGTCGAGCGGCGGCACGGAGACGTCGCAGAGCGAGTCCACCGCCAACGGCAAGCCGTCGGACGCGGCCGAGCATGCCGACGACACCTCCCGCACCGAGCAAAGCGTGCTGCCCGAGATCACCGAGCCACGCGGGCGCACGGCGCCCTGGGAGCGGGGCCTGGCGTTGCGCTCCTCCTCCGCGGAGCGGTGA
- the istA gene encoding IS21 family transposase, which produces MISVEDWAEIRRLHRCEGMPIRAIVRKLGVGRNTVRRALASEGPPRYQRPSKGSVVDAVEPQIRALLAEWPTMPVPVIAERIGWQRGLTVLKDRVRELRPLFLPPDPVSRTVYQPGELAQCDLWFPPVDIPLGFGQVGRPPVLVMVSGYSRVIAARLIPSRQGPDLLAGHWALLSGWGRVPKTLVWDNESAVGFRKAGRPVLTEAMNAFRGTLGIAVIQCRLGDPEAKGLVERANGYLETSFLPGRRFTSPADFNTQLADWLVRANQRHHRILGCRPADRWEHDRQAMLALPPVAPVTGWRASIRLPRDHYVRLGANDYSVHPSAIGHRVEITGDLEHVEVSCQGGGLVARHQRCWAAHQSITDPDHATAAARLRQQARRASLRPVDTPVEHRELADYDRALGLDTDTTDDQGVA; this is translated from the coding sequence GTGATCAGCGTGGAGGACTGGGCAGAGATCCGTCGGTTGCATCGGTGTGAGGGCATGCCGATTCGGGCGATCGTCCGGAAGCTGGGTGTCGGGCGGAACACGGTGCGGCGGGCGTTGGCTTCGGAGGGGCCGCCGCGGTATCAGCGGCCGTCGAAGGGCTCGGTCGTGGATGCGGTGGAGCCGCAGATCCGGGCGTTGCTGGCGGAGTGGCCGACGATGCCGGTGCCGGTGATCGCCGAGAGGATCGGCTGGCAGCGGGGCCTGACGGTGCTCAAGGACCGGGTGCGGGAGTTGCGCCCGTTGTTCCTGCCGCCGGATCCGGTGTCGCGGACGGTGTATCAGCCCGGTGAGCTGGCCCAATGCGACCTGTGGTTCCCGCCGGTCGATATCCCGCTGGGGTTCGGGCAGGTGGGGCGGCCGCCGGTGCTGGTGATGGTGTCGGGCTATTCGCGGGTGATCGCCGCGAGGTTGATCCCGTCGCGGCAGGGCCCGGATCTGCTGGCCGGGCACTGGGCGCTGTTGTCGGGGTGGGGGCGGGTGCCCAAGACGCTGGTGTGGGACAACGAGTCCGCGGTCGGGTTCCGCAAGGCCGGTCGGCCGGTGCTGACCGAGGCGATGAACGCTTTTCGCGGGACGCTCGGGATCGCGGTGATCCAATGCCGCCTCGGTGACCCGGAGGCCAAAGGGCTGGTGGAACGGGCCAACGGCTATCTGGAGACCTCGTTTCTGCCCGGCCGCCGGTTCACCTCACCGGCTGATTTCAACACCCAGCTGGCCGACTGGCTGGTTCGGGCCAACCAACGTCACCACCGCATCCTCGGGTGTCGGCCGGCCGACCGGTGGGAGCACGACCGGCAAGCCATGCTGGCCTTGCCGCCGGTGGCCCCAGTGACCGGATGGCGCGCGAGTATCCGGCTGCCGCGTGATCACTACGTGCGGTTGGGCGCCAACGACTACTCGGTGCACCCGTCGGCGATCGGTCACCGCGTCGAGATCACCGGCGATCTAGAGCACGTGGAAGTGTCCTGCCAAGGTGGCGGCCTGGTCGCCCGGCATCAGCGGTGTTGGGCGGCGCACCAGAGCATCACCGACCCCGACCACGCCACCGCCGCAGCCAGGCTGCGCCAGCAAGCCCGCCGGGCCAGCCTGCGCCCGGTCGACACACCCGTCGAGCACCGCGAGCTCGCCGACTACGACCGCGCACTCGGCCTCGACACCGACACCACCGATGACCAGGGGGTGGCGTGA
- a CDS encoding SIS domain-containing protein yields the protein MLDDSLFDDPARLADVDTGGLLRSAAMAGAQVRSAAEVAAETGLDDLSDGRPRAVVLLARPGVSPGVCRLLAALAGQSCPVPVVVAETAPTWVGALDVVFAATDDAGDPVLAESVSVAGRRGATVVLAVPAEGPVAAAAAGRAKVIAPKVPVPPALSFAHAFTAGLSLFGALGLLHADTEALADELDREASRAHPSHELLTNPAKSLAMRLADRAPLLWGLDQVSTAVAEHGAYALGCHAGTACDVSSYQQAVARQALHRAAQGLGSEADLFADPEDNPGGLMRVFLVSARFDAESEATERAAVRDLPAADLVTPGESVRDDAVLRSALLAARFDLAAVYLGLAAGTLDGPGWQALAMH from the coding sequence GTGCTCGACGACAGCCTCTTCGACGACCCGGCCCGGCTCGCCGACGTCGACACCGGGGGGTTGCTGCGTTCGGCCGCGATGGCCGGCGCGCAGGTGCGCTCGGCGGCCGAGGTGGCCGCCGAGACCGGACTCGACGACCTCTCCGACGGCAGACCGCGAGCGGTTGTGCTGCTGGCCCGTCCGGGTGTCTCGCCCGGGGTGTGCCGGCTGCTCGCCGCACTGGCGGGGCAGTCGTGCCCGGTTCCGGTCGTGGTGGCCGAAACCGCGCCGACCTGGGTGGGTGCGCTCGACGTCGTGTTCGCAGCCACCGACGACGCGGGGGACCCGGTGCTGGCCGAGTCGGTGTCGGTGGCCGGGCGCCGCGGCGCGACCGTGGTCCTGGCCGTCCCGGCGGAGGGCCCGGTGGCGGCTGCCGCGGCCGGCCGCGCGAAGGTCATCGCGCCGAAGGTGCCGGTGCCCCCGGCGCTGAGCTTCGCGCACGCCTTCACCGCGGGCCTGAGCCTGTTCGGCGCCCTCGGCCTGCTGCACGCCGACACCGAAGCACTCGCCGACGAGCTGGATCGCGAGGCCTCCCGGGCACACCCGTCGCACGAACTGCTGACGAACCCGGCGAAGTCGCTGGCGATGCGGCTGGCCGACCGCGCGCCGCTGCTGTGGGGGCTCGACCAGGTTTCCACCGCGGTCGCCGAGCACGGCGCCTACGCGCTGGGCTGCCACGCCGGCACGGCCTGCGACGTGTCGAGCTACCAGCAGGCGGTCGCCCGCCAGGCCCTGCACCGCGCCGCGCAGGGCCTCGGTTCGGAGGCGGACCTGTTCGCCGATCCGGAGGACAACCCCGGCGGTCTGATGCGCGTGTTCCTGGTCAGCGCTCGGTTCGACGCCGAGAGCGAGGCCACCGAGCGGGCCGCGGTTCGCGACCTGCCGGCAGCCGACCTGGTCACCCCGGGTGAGTCGGTGCGCGACGACGCCGTGCTGCGGTCGGCGCTGCTGGCCGCCCGGTTCGACCTCGCCGCCGTGTACCTGGGGCTGGCGGCCGGCACGCTCGACGGTCCCGGCTGGCAAGCCCTGGCGATGCACTGA
- a CDS encoding DUF3499 domain-containing protein produces MRSVRRCSRTGCTNPAVATLTYAYADSTAVVGPLATYAEPHSYDLCEEHALRLTVPKGWEVVRHEGEFALPEPSADDLTALAEAVREAGRPDRQPEAPDFSVGGGRRGHLRALPDPREE; encoded by the coding sequence GTGCGGAGCGTGAGGCGTTGCTCGCGGACCGGGTGTACCAACCCGGCCGTTGCCACGCTCACTTATGCCTACGCGGACTCCACTGCGGTCGTCGGACCGCTGGCCACCTACGCCGAGCCGCACAGCTACGACCTGTGCGAGGAGCACGCCCTGCGCCTGACCGTCCCCAAGGGCTGGGAGGTCGTGCGCCACGAGGGTGAGTTCGCGCTCCCGGAACCCTCCGCCGACGACCTCACCGCGCTCGCCGAGGCCGTCCGCGAGGCCGGACGCCCCGACCGCCAGCCCGAGGCCCCCGACTTCTCGGTCGGCGGCGGGCGGCGCGGTCACCTGCGCGCGCTACCGGACCCGCGGGAAGAGTAA
- a CDS encoding Trm112 family protein — protein MAVDLEPQLLEILACPCPAHAPLRQSDDGLLTCTSCGRGFPVRDGIPVLLLEEAVGGPAPGDPGEG, from the coding sequence GTGGCCGTTGACTTGGAACCGCAGTTGCTGGAGATCCTGGCCTGCCCGTGCCCGGCGCACGCGCCGCTGCGGCAGAGCGACGACGGTCTGCTGACCTGCACTTCCTGCGGGCGCGGGTTCCCGGTCCGCGATGGCATCCCGGTGCTGCTGCTGGAGGAGGCCGTCGGCGGTCCCGCTCCAGGCGATCCCGGAGAGGGGTGA
- a CDS encoding amino acid permease produces MPGTGLWRTKSVEQSILDTDEPDTKLRKNLGAWDLIVFGVSVVIGAGIFTLAARTAGDTSGPAVSLAFIIAAVACGLAALCYAEFASTVPVAGSAYTYSYATFGEFIAWIIGWDLVLEFAVAAAAVGKGWSTYLQEVLSLIGLDVPTVFPLGPLQFDWGAVLLAVVLTTLLAMGTKLSARVSLVITAIKVAVVLLVIVVGAAFIKVSNYTPFIPPAQTASEGGPALEQSLLSLILGGETSNFGVFGLLAGASLVFFAFIGFDVVATTAEETRNPQRDAPRGIFGSLAIVTVLYVAVAFVVTGMAKYTDLSTKPDGSRSTLATAFSLNGVDWAAAIISVGALAGLTTVVMVMLLGQIRILFAMSRDGLMPRALSKTDPKKGTPVRATVLVGAVVVVASGFFPADKLEEMVNVGTLFAFVLVSAGVIVLRKSRPDLPRGFKAPMVPLVPILAIIACVWLMLNLTALTWVRFVVWMAAGVVIYFVYGRSHSRLGKGELAEVPAGGTGGKGPNA; encoded by the coding sequence GTGCCAGGTACTGGGCTGTGGCGAACCAAATCGGTCGAGCAATCGATCTTGGATACCGATGAGCCGGACACCAAGCTCCGAAAGAACCTGGGAGCCTGGGATCTGATCGTCTTCGGCGTGTCGGTCGTCATAGGCGCCGGCATCTTCACGCTCGCCGCGCGCACGGCGGGTGACACGTCCGGGCCCGCGGTCTCGCTGGCGTTCATCATCGCCGCCGTCGCATGCGGGCTGGCCGCGCTCTGCTACGCCGAGTTCGCCTCCACGGTGCCGGTGGCGGGCAGTGCCTACACGTACTCCTACGCCACCTTCGGCGAGTTCATCGCCTGGATCATCGGCTGGGACCTCGTGCTGGAGTTCGCGGTCGCCGCGGCCGCCGTCGGCAAGGGCTGGTCGACCTACCTGCAGGAAGTGCTGAGCCTGATCGGGCTGGACGTCCCCACGGTGTTCCCGCTGGGGCCGTTGCAGTTCGACTGGGGCGCGGTGCTGCTGGCGGTCGTGCTGACCACCCTGCTCGCCATGGGTACCAAGCTGTCGGCGCGGGTCAGCCTGGTGATCACTGCGATCAAGGTCGCGGTGGTACTGCTGGTCATCGTGGTCGGTGCCGCGTTCATCAAGGTCTCGAACTACACCCCGTTCATCCCGCCGGCGCAGACCGCGTCGGAGGGCGGCCCGGCGCTGGAGCAGTCGCTGCTGTCGCTCATCCTCGGCGGCGAGACCAGCAACTTCGGCGTCTTCGGCCTGCTGGCCGGTGCGTCGCTGGTGTTCTTCGCGTTCATCGGCTTCGACGTCGTGGCGACCACCGCCGAGGAGACCCGCAACCCGCAGCGGGACGCGCCGCGGGGCATCTTCGGCTCGCTTGCGATCGTCACCGTGCTGTACGTGGCGGTCGCGTTCGTGGTGACCGGCATGGCGAAGTACACCGACCTGTCGACCAAGCCCGACGGCAGCCGCTCGACGCTGGCCACCGCGTTCTCGCTGAACGGCGTGGACTGGGCCGCGGCGATCATCTCCGTCGGTGCGTTGGCCGGTCTGACCACCGTGGTGATGGTCATGCTGCTGGGCCAGATCCGGATCCTGTTCGCGATGTCCCGCGACGGCCTCATGCCGCGCGCCCTGTCCAAGACCGACCCCAAGAAGGGCACCCCGGTCCGCGCGACCGTGCTGGTCGGCGCCGTCGTCGTGGTGGCCTCCGGCTTCTTCCCGGCTGACAAGCTGGAGGAGATGGTCAACGTCGGCACGCTGTTCGCGTTCGTACTGGTCTCGGCCGGTGTGATCGTGCTGCGCAAGAGCCGGCCCGACCTGCCGCGCGGCTTCAAGGCGCCGATGGTGCCGCTGGTGCCGATCCTGGCGATCATCGCCTGCGTCTGGCTGATGCTGAACCTCACCGCCCTGACCTGGGTCCGGTTCGTGGTCTGGATGGCCGCCGGTGTGGTCATCTACTTCGTCTACGGACGCAGCCACTCCAGGCTCGGCAAGGGCGAACTGGCCGAGGTGCCCGCGGGCGGTACCGGAGGCAAGGGCCCGAACGCCTAG
- a CDS encoding phosphomannomutase/phosphoglucomutase, giving the protein MRDLSGIVKAYDIRGVVGEQLDADAVRDIGAAFTRLVGGPAVVVGHDMRESSPGLAEAFAEGVTGQGIDVVEIGLASTDMLYFASGKLELPGAMFTASHNPAEYNGIKLCRSGAAPVGQDSGLSEIQELVAHGVPEFLGAKGSVTSRDMVAEYSLFLRELVDLRGIRPLKVVVDAGNGMGGHTVPTVFEGLPVEVVPMYFELDGTFPNHEANPLDPANLVDLQAKVREVGADAGLAFDGDADRCFVVDERAEPVAPSAITALVAVRELAKEPGGTIIHNLITSKAVPEIVAEHGGEPMRTRVGHSFIKQTMAETGAIFGGEHSAHYYFRDFWRADSGMLAALHVLAALGGQQRPLSELMAEYTRYAASGEINSTVDDQQERMRRVAEVFGDRNGARADELDGLTVELADGSWFNLRPSNTEPLLRLNVEARDTDAMAALRDEVLAVVRG; this is encoded by the coding sequence GTGCGGGACTTGTCGGGGATCGTCAAGGCGTACGACATCCGCGGGGTGGTGGGCGAGCAGCTCGACGCGGACGCGGTCCGCGACATCGGCGCCGCCTTCACCCGGCTGGTGGGCGGGCCCGCCGTGGTGGTGGGCCACGACATGCGCGAGTCGTCCCCGGGCCTGGCCGAAGCGTTCGCCGAGGGGGTCACCGGCCAGGGCATCGACGTGGTCGAGATCGGCCTGGCCAGCACCGACATGCTCTACTTCGCCTCCGGCAAGCTCGAGCTGCCCGGCGCGATGTTCACCGCCAGCCACAACCCGGCCGAGTACAACGGGATCAAGCTCTGCCGGTCCGGCGCGGCCCCGGTCGGCCAGGACAGCGGTCTGTCGGAGATCCAGGAGCTGGTGGCCCACGGGGTGCCGGAGTTCCTCGGCGCCAAGGGCTCGGTCACCAGCCGCGACATGGTCGCCGAGTACTCGCTGTTCCTGCGCGAGCTGGTCGACCTGCGCGGCATCCGCCCGCTCAAGGTCGTCGTCGACGCCGGCAACGGCATGGGCGGGCACACCGTGCCCACCGTCTTCGAGGGGCTGCCGGTCGAGGTGGTCCCGATGTACTTCGAGCTCGACGGCACCTTCCCCAACCACGAGGCCAACCCGCTGGACCCGGCCAACCTCGTCGACCTGCAGGCGAAGGTGCGCGAGGTCGGCGCGGACGCGGGACTGGCCTTCGACGGCGACGCCGACCGCTGCTTCGTCGTCGACGAGCGCGCCGAGCCGGTCGCGCCGAGCGCGATCACCGCGCTGGTCGCGGTCCGCGAGCTGGCCAAGGAGCCGGGCGGCACGATCATCCACAACCTGATCACCTCCAAGGCGGTGCCCGAGATCGTCGCCGAGCACGGCGGCGAGCCGATGCGCACCCGCGTCGGCCACTCGTTCATCAAGCAGACGATGGCCGAGACCGGCGCCATCTTCGGCGGCGAGCACTCGGCCCACTACTACTTCCGCGACTTCTGGCGGGCCGACTCCGGCATGCTCGCCGCGCTGCACGTGCTCGCCGCGCTCGGCGGCCAGCAGCGGCCGCTGTCGGAGCTGATGGCCGAGTACACCCGCTACGCCGCGTCCGGCGAGATCAACTCGACCGTGGACGACCAGCAGGAGCGGATGCGGCGCGTCGCCGAGGTGTTCGGTGACCGGAATGGCGCTCGTGCCGACGAGCTGGACGGGCTTACCGTGGAACTCGCGGACGGGTCGTGGTTCAACCTGCGCCCGTCCAACACCGAACCGCTGCTCCGGCTCAACGTCGAGGCCAGGGACACTGACGCCATGGCCGCGCTCCGCGATGAGGTGCTCGCGGTCGTGCGAGGTTGA